The proteins below are encoded in one region of Silene latifolia isolate original U9 population chromosome 2, ASM4854445v1, whole genome shotgun sequence:
- the LOC141642270 gene encoding lysine--tRNA ligase-like isoform X3, whose protein sequence is MGGLAVPGDLRSEEANDYLRQACDKCGVVCKPPYRTARLLDKLINHILVPSCINPTFVINHPKVMSLMAKSHKLRPEITERFELYLNQQELCNAYTELNDPMEQRERFSELLKELKGGDYEATELDEEFCESLEYGLPPSAGWGIGLDRLVMFLTYSQAIKDVLLFPLLKPKKTA, encoded by the exons ATGGGAGGGCTTGCAGTTCCTGGTGATCTTAGGAGTGAAGAAGCAAACGATTATCTCAGACAAGCATGTGACAAGTGTGGAGTGGTGTGTAAACCGCCGTACAGGACTGCCCGTCTTCTTGATAAGCTCATCAACCATATTCTTGTACCTAGCTGCATCAACCCCACATTTGTGATTAATCATCCGAAAGTGATGAGCTTGATGGCCAAATCTCACAAATTGAGACCTGAGATCACAGAAAGGTTCGAACTGTACCTGAACCAACAGGAG CTTTGTAATGCCTATACTGAATTGAATGATCCCATGGAGCAACGGGAAAGATTTTCTGAACTACTAAAG GAATTGAAAGGTGGAGACTATGAGGCTACAGAGCTTGATGAGGAATTCTGTGAATCATTGGAGTATGGTTTACCGCCGTCGGCTGGTTGGGGCATTGGACTGGACAGACTTGTGATGTTTCTGACATACTCACAAGCCATCAAG GATGTTTTACTATTTCCATTGCTCAAACCAAAG AAGACAGCTTGA
- the LOC141642270 gene encoding lysine--tRNA ligase-like isoform X1, translating into MGGLAVPGDLRSEEANDYLRQACDKCGVVCKPPYRTARLLDKLINHILVPSCINPTFVINHPKVMSLMAKSHKLRPEITERFELYLNQQELCNAYTELNDPMEQRERFSELLKELKGGDYEATELDEEFCESLEYGLPPSAGWGIGLDRLVMFLTYSQAIKDVLLFPLLKPKRLVML; encoded by the exons ATGGGAGGGCTTGCAGTTCCTGGTGATCTTAGGAGTGAAGAAGCAAACGATTATCTCAGACAAGCATGTGACAAGTGTGGAGTGGTGTGTAAACCGCCGTACAGGACTGCCCGTCTTCTTGATAAGCTCATCAACCATATTCTTGTACCTAGCTGCATCAACCCCACATTTGTGATTAATCATCCGAAAGTGATGAGCTTGATGGCCAAATCTCACAAATTGAGACCTGAGATCACAGAAAGGTTCGAACTGTACCTGAACCAACAGGAG CTTTGTAATGCCTATACTGAATTGAATGATCCCATGGAGCAACGGGAAAGATTTTCTGAACTACTAAAG GAATTGAAAGGTGGAGACTATGAGGCTACAGAGCTTGATGAGGAATTCTGTGAATCATTGGAGTATGGTTTACCGCCGTCGGCTGGTTGGGGCATTGGACTGGACAGACTTGTGATGTTTCTGACATACTCACAAGCCATCAAG GATGTTTTACTATTTCCATTGCTCAAACCAAAG AGGCTGGTCATGCTTTAG
- the LOC141642270 gene encoding lysine--tRNA ligase-like isoform X2, which translates to MGGLAVPGDLRSEEANDYLRQACDKCGVVCKPPYRTARLLDKLINHILVPSCINPTFVINHPKVMSLMAKSHKLRPEITERFELYLNQQELCNAYTELNDPMEQRERFSELLKELKGGDYEATELDEEFCESLEYGLPPSAGWGIGLDRLVMFLTYSQAIKDVLLFPLLKPKKKTA; encoded by the exons ATGGGAGGGCTTGCAGTTCCTGGTGATCTTAGGAGTGAAGAAGCAAACGATTATCTCAGACAAGCATGTGACAAGTGTGGAGTGGTGTGTAAACCGCCGTACAGGACTGCCCGTCTTCTTGATAAGCTCATCAACCATATTCTTGTACCTAGCTGCATCAACCCCACATTTGTGATTAATCATCCGAAAGTGATGAGCTTGATGGCCAAATCTCACAAATTGAGACCTGAGATCACAGAAAGGTTCGAACTGTACCTGAACCAACAGGAG CTTTGTAATGCCTATACTGAATTGAATGATCCCATGGAGCAACGGGAAAGATTTTCTGAACTACTAAAG GAATTGAAAGGTGGAGACTATGAGGCTACAGAGCTTGATGAGGAATTCTGTGAATCATTGGAGTATGGTTTACCGCCGTCGGCTGGTTGGGGCATTGGACTGGACAGACTTGTGATGTTTCTGACATACTCACAAGCCATCAAG GATGTTTTACTATTTCCATTGCTCAAACCAAAG AAGAAGACAGCTTGA
- the LOC141633931 gene encoding uncharacterized protein LOC141633931, whose product MAPNANAKSSFHPALVVNNIKNHVTITLGLDNDQYPLWVILFTNHAKSNRVLHHIVEPKGAATALMKQTDDELWETLDATVLQWIYSTVTTDLLETIVEEDATAMETWNRIRDIFQDNKNSRAVPLEQEFSHISMSDFSSATAYCQRLKSLADQLKNVGSPVSDTRLVLQMVSGLTEAYKNVGTIIRQRDPLPSFSRARSMLTLEEAGLAKEAATNSALYAHGGGDSGSTSTRSSSPNSNKGGRHKKKNSHNKGNKKQAQTTAATPGSSVSAPMATPQWPSGYGPWSWPASPWGYPPCPYPSGPWTRPYMPRAQAGVLGPRPAQAYVSTDGSIPCQTDIEAAMYMLGLTPPKPWHMDTGGTSHMTAHQGTLSSYVNSSINNGIIVENGQSIPISGYGQSHIPKPPPPPPLVLKNILHAPKLVKNLISVRKFTTDNSVSVEFDPFGFCVKDLRTGTHLMRCNSRGSLYPISAATKIELSPSTFAALAPSFWHARLGHPGEPILSSLKHNKLIDCNSHSITNICQSCSLGKLIRLPFANSITHTYKPFDILHCDLWTSPVPSSSKSLRASPVVIVIIC is encoded by the coding sequence ATGGCTCCGAATGCGAATGCTAAATCTTCATTCCATCCCGCTCTTGTTGTGAATAACATCAAGAATCATGTCACCATCACGCTTGGGTTGGACAATGATCAGTACCCGTTGTGGGTCATTCTCTTTACGAACCACGCAAAATCGAATCGGGTGCTCCATCATATTGTTGAACCCAAAGGCGCCGCCACTGCACTCATGAAGCAAACTGATGACGAACTTTGGGAAACCCTAGATGCGACGGTGCTCCAGTGGATCTATTCCACCGTCACTACCGACTTATTAGAAACTATTGTTGAAGAAGATGCCACGGCTATGGAAACTTGGAACCGTATCCGTGACATTTTTCAGGATAACAAGAATTCTAGGGCCGTGCCTCTTGAGCAGGAATTTTCTCACATTTCAATGTCGGATTTTTCCTCAGCAACCGCCTACTGTCAGCGTTTGAAGTCCCTGGCAGATCAACTCAAGAATGTCGGGTCTCCGGTGAGTGACACTCGCCTGGTGTTACAAATGGTTTCCGGCCTTACTGAAGCATACAAGAACGTCGGCACCATCATTCGCCAGCGCGATCCCCTGCCTTCATTTTCTCGAGCACGCTCTATGCTTACGCTTGAGGAGGCTGGTCTCGCAAAAGAGGCTGCTACTAATTCGGCCCTCTATGCACACGGTGGTGGAGACAGCGGCTCTACATCTACTCGCTCCTCCTCACCAAATAGCAACAAGGGTGGTCGTCACAAGAAGAAGAACAGTCACAACAAGGGCAACAAGAAACAGGCGCAAACCACTGCTGCTACGCCTGGTTCCTCTGTTTCTGCTCCTATGGCCACGCCTCAATGGCCTAGTGGATATGGACCATGGTCGTGGCCTGCCTCTCCTTGGGGTTACCCACCATGTCCATATCCATCTGGCCCGTGGACCCGTCCCTATATGCCTCGCGCACAGGCGGGTGTACTTGGGCCTCGTCCTGCTCAAGCATATGTATCGACTGATGGGTCGATTCCATGTCAAACTGACATTGAAGCTGCTATGTATATGCTGGGACTTACACCCCCTAAACCGTGGCATATGGACACTGGAGGGACATCGCATATGACGGCACATCAAGGTACTCTCTCGTCTTATGTTAATTCAAGCATAAATAATGGTATAATTGTCGAAAATGGTCAATCTATTCCAATTAGCGGTTATGGTCAATCTCACATCCCGAAACCTCCCCCTCCCCCTCCCCTTGTCCTTAAAAATATTCTACATGCTCCTAAACTTGTCAAAAATTTAATTTCTGTTAGAAAATTTACAACCGATAACTCAGTTAGTGTTGAATTTGACCCGTTTGGATTTTGTGTGAAGGACCTACGGACGGGGACGCATCTCATGAGGTGTAACAGTCGGGGCAGCCTTTATCCCATCTCCGCAGCCACTAAAATCGAGTTATCCCCTTCCACGTTTGCCGCGCTAGCTCCGTCGTTTTGGCATGCTCGTTTGGGTCATCCTGGAGAGCCCATTTTATCTTCTCTTAAGCATAATAAATTGATAGATTGTAATTCACATTCAATTACAAACATTTGTCAGTCTTGTTCTCTTGGAAAGTTAATTCGATTACCTTTTGCTAATTCTATTACGCATACTTATAAGCCTTTTGATATCTTGCATTGTGATCTTTGGACCTCTCCCGTTCCAAGTTCATCGAAAAGCTTGAGGGCAAGTCCTGTTGTCATTGTTATTATTTGCTAA